In the Pseudorca crassidens isolate mPseCra1 chromosome 21, mPseCra1.hap1, whole genome shotgun sequence genome, TGTTTAGTAGCAGGAGAGAGCCTCTTCTAATTCCAAgagtataaatataataattagaaGCCACTTTTAGTATATGCTATTAAGGAAATGACAATTAACATGAAATACCGATAGACATTGAGTTTATTTACCTAAATCAACAAGCTTATAAATCTTCctccaaataaaattatttaaaaaatggaacagtgtagaacaacaacaacaaaatagaaaaattgtaCATTATCCAAGTTAAAAACTTTTAGGCTTCAacagacaccatcaagaaagcgAAAAGGACACACACAATAGGAGAAAGCTTTTGCAGTCATATATCTGATTGGGGACTTGTGTCCAGAGTATATGAAGAACTATTACAACTCAGTAAGAAGACATATAACCAAATTTAATAGTGGGTAAGGCATctgactagacatttctccaaagaagataggcagatggccaataaacatgtgaaaaaatgttcagcatcattagctGAAAAAGTGTGCagcatcagggaaatacaaatcaaaaccacagtaagacaCCAGTTCCTACAACAGGATGCCTGTGATCAGAAAGGCTAGTAGCAGGTGTTGGTGCGGATGTGGAGAGACCCTCATACACTGCCCTTAGGGATGTGAAACGGCGCAGCCACCTTGGAAAACGCGCAGTTTCTCAAAggtttaaacatagagttactgaATGCCTAGTCATTCGACTCCTAGGTGTGTACCCAAGAGACTTGAAAATGTGTGTCCACACAGAAACATACTAAACGTTGTGGCAGCGTTATTCATAAAaggcaaaaagtagaaacaacccaagcgCCCATCGTTgatgaatgaagaaacaaaatgtggtatagccatacgatggaatgttatttagccataaaaaggaatgcagtGCTGATTTATGCTACAACATGtgtgaaccctgaaaacattctgccaggtgaaagaagccagtcacgtAGGAccacgtattgtatgattccgtttacatgaaatgtccagaataggggAATCCTTGCagacagattggtggttgcttaGAGCTAAGAGACCTGGGGGGAAACAGGAAGTGACTGCTAAAGGAGATGAGATTTCTTTTGGGGgcgatgaaaatattctaaaattgattgtgatgatggttgcacagctctgtgaatacactaaaaaccattgaaatGGGTGAGTGtctagtatgtgaattatatctgaaTGAAGCTGATATAGTGTACCTGAAGTTTGAAAGAGGAAGATAATTTgtccaaaaaagagaaaagcaatagAACCAATCAGATCTCTTTTGGCTTATATCTTTTTTAATGTTGATAGAGAAGCATATTACCTACTCAGCTCAAAGTAGTTATAGAATTCAAACTagacctgggtttttttttttatgctggaAAATTTTGAGGCTAGCATAGATTCTTTTTGCAgtttttcttaatgtctttttaaaaaaacttaagaaaattactTAATGGATTGGACCTTGGGGAAGGTAGACCATGGTTTTTATAGAATTTGTGTAGGAAGTTTTTCTCAAAAGGTTGTATCAACAGCTACCAGATATTCATATATGATGCTGATATTTGAGCCTTaatgttgaaaatttttaaagaaagcatttttaaagaaagcatcTTCAACAGTGGTTAAAaagttgacatttaaaaaatttgcttaaaattaataaatcaggGAATGCTTAATATGTACAAAAGAATTCTTTACATCTATATGTAAGGAATAAGGAATAGTAATAAAATGAGCACTCATGTACCCACCACCTAGCTTAAGTAGAATGTTAATATCACCAGTATCTTGGAAGCCCCTGGTTTGCCCTCCCCCAGCACAGAAATACTCGTCCTGAATTATCATTCCCTCGCTTCATTTTGCTGTTTTATGACAGCTATTTAGcccaaataatatatattaaatgaaaaaaaaatcttttgcttCTAATAACCTGTTTCTACTTTTCTTCACAGTGGGAATGTAAGACCGATTTAGATATCGCGTACAAATTTGGAAAAACTGTGGTGAGCTGTGAAGGCTATGAATCCTCTGAAGACCAGTATGTACTGAGAGGTTCCTGTGGCTTGGAGTATCACTTAGATTACACGGAACTTGGCCTGAAGAAATCGAGAGAGTCTGGAAAAAACCATGGCTTTAACTCTTTCTCTGATTATTATAATAAGTTGTACTCCCGAGAATCTTGTAGCATCAGTGGAGTGCTTACCATCGTGGTGCTACTTGCTATTGCCTTTGGAGTTTATAAATTCTTCCTTAGTAATGGTCATGATTCTCCTCCACCATATTCTGAGTATCCTCCATATTCCCATCGTTATCAGAGATTCACCAATTCTGAAGGACCCTCTCCTGCAGGCTTTAAGTCTGAGTTCACAGGTATGTTTTCCTAGGCAATGGCAGTAAGTAGGATAGAAGTCAGGTAGTGAATCCTGTGCTGGTTTCTGATATAGAAAATGGTTGCATTGGGAAACCAAAGCagatttgtcttatttttttactttcaacttcttttacctcttctgttctgtttctCTATAAGGTTAATTGTGATTACTGTTTTAAGGATGCATGATTAAACTGCAAATCATCTCAATCAAACTTGATCAGATTTGGTAATAAGCATTTACCTTGAACTCTGTCTCGCAacacacataaaattttattcacTGAGTATTACAGAGGTCaacataaaagtaaaacaattaaatttccagaagaaaacataggaaaacattTGTCAGGGTAGGCAAAACTTTCTTAGAATGCAAAAAATaccagccaaaaagaaaagagggataaattagactttatttAAATTAAGAATGTCTAGTCATCAAAGACAACATTAAGAGGGTGAATAGgcgagccacagactgggagaaggtatttgtaaaacatattttcaaCAAAGCACGTGTATTTACAGTACATAAAGAACTCCCACAAATCCGAGAAAAGACagacaacctaattaaaaaaatggacagaggatttGAACAGCCATTTTATAGTAAAAGAAGATATCCAGATGTCCAATAAAAGTTTGAAAAGgtgttcagcatcattagtcttcaggaaaatgcagattaaaatcTGAGTTCTTAATTAACCACCATTTAATCATCTTAATGGCTAACATTAAAAAGACAGAGTACCAAGTAATGGCAAGGATGTAGTTAACTGGAACTTGCTGGAAGGAGTTAAAAGGAtaaaacactttggaaaactgtcagtATCTACTGAAACTAGACATACGCCATccaatgacccagcaattttatTCCTAGATGCATACCTAAGAGaaatgcatgcatgtgtgtgcaaaaAGATCtgcacaagaatgttcacagcagctgtattcacagcagccaaaaaCTGGATATAGAATGTCTGTAAACATTCGAATGAGACAAAGTGTTTTTTTTCACACATTGGACTACTTACTAtacataaatttagaaaaaaacaaaaacaaaactgatatATGCAGTGGTGGAGGTCGACTCTCATGGACATAATGATACACCAGAAGAGTACCTccgtatgattctatttataaaaaGTTCAAGAATGGGTAAAACCAAAGTGTGGTGAGAAAAGTCAGAGTCGGCTTCTCTCTGACATGGGTGGGTATCTATTGGGAGTTGTCGTGAGGGAGTCTCTGCGTGCTAGAAAGGTTTTACTGATGTGGGTAGTGATTACATGCATGGGCACATACATACAGATTTATTATGCTGTACATGTGGGATTAGCACAGTTCCCTTTATgtatatgatacagcaatttaAGAAAAACTTCCTCTGAGcagaagatattttttttttttggtcccttgTAAGACCCGACTTCCCAACCAACAAATATCCTCCACTTGGATTCCTCCATTAGACACTCAGGTACAGCTCTCAACCTGGAGCTTCTAGACGCGTCCACACAGTAGAAAGGAAGTAGCTCTGACACGTGGGGTCGTCTTCTAGTAGCTGATCTGGAGCAGGGCAGATGTGACCTTACGGGAAGAAACCACCCTCCCCTGCCTTAAAAACATATCCCTCCTTTTCCTTGTGTTTGGGAAAGGCAGGTGCTCCTTAGTTACaaaccagtattttattttattttattttatttatttattttttgcggtacgtgggcctctcactgttgtggcctctcctgttgtggagcacaggctccagtcgcgcaggctcagcggccatggctcacgggcccagccgctccgtggtatttgggatcttcccggaccggggcacgaacccgtgtcccctgcatcggcaggcggactctcaaccactgcgccaccagggaagccctaaaccagtattttataaatacactTTTTGAATACACTTGTTTATAAGttgaagtattattattttttatttttattctttttaaaaatttatttttttatttttggctgcgttgggtcttcgttgcagtgcacaggctttctctagttgcaggcagcggggactactcttcgttgcagtgcgcaggcttctcattgtggtggcttctcttgttgtggagcacaggctctagacacgtgggcttcagcagttgcagcatgcaggctcagtagctgtggctcgcgggctcagtagttgtggctcatgggctcagtagttgtggcttgcgggctctagagcataggctcagcagttgtggtgcacaggcttagttgctccttggcacgtgggatcttcctggaccagggctcgaaccctggtcccctgcattggcaggcggattcttaaccactgtgccaccaggaaagtcccctgaGTATTATTATTAAAGCATACAGATGAAACAATTGAAATGTCATATTATCTTTAGTTCTGTAGACTATGGTTTAAGAGAGAAtacataatcatttttatttttaggaccGCATGGTGCAACTTCTGGTTTTGGCAGTGCTTTCACTGGACAACAAGGACATGAAAATTCAGGACCAGGGTTCTGGACTGGCTTGGGAACTGGAGGAATATTAGGATATTTGTTTGGCAGCAATAGGTAACCTTTGCATTTATCTCACCTGCTCTTTAATTCAGCCTTTCTTTAGAGGCTTCTTTGTTTTACTTACAATTTGACTGGATTTGTTTTGTTAAGGACAATAAATTATGGTGACATTACCCTATTAAATCAGATTCTCTGGGGATGGGAAAGAATGCCATCTGTGCTTTGATCAATATCATATGTGTTGTTTTCTTTCACATGTCATGCTTATAGATCTGAGTTAGAAGCAAGACTGTTGACTCGACATCTGAGAAGGCAGGAAAGAACACAACATTTGGGGCACAGTTGGCATTCTGGTTTGGTTGGAGAATGATAGAAGCAAGGGTGGAAAGAGCTTGTGACCAGATTTTGGAATGTCTTCAGTTTAAATAGTAGTTTAAGTTTAGATTGTATTTGAATGCgaattcagaaagaaagaacctTTATTCcctgtcattttctttcctcATAGCAATGACCATAAGAATGGCAGAAATATAAAACagtgtttattttatgttaatcCTAATATACCAGAACACTGAGGAAAAAACACTtgataaaaattgttttctgatgGTTTAGGAATAGGAGGGTATTTAAAAATCATAGTCACAAGAAAAATGCCTGACACACTTTTGTCTTTATAGAGCAGCAACACCCTTTTCTGACTCGTGGTACTACCCATCCTCATACTCCAGCTCGTGGAATAGGCGTGCTTATTCACCACTTCGTGGAGACCCAGGAAGCTATTCAGCGTGTTCAAGCTCAGAGCCAAAAACCAGAACAGCGTCAGGTGAGAGCAAAAAATCAAGAAGTTCCTATTCAGTAAAGTACAGAAACAATTTGGAACTTAGATGATTAACTATACATTTAGCAGTCATGGTTTTATGTGGTATAGTCACCAGAAATATTAGTTGCACAATTAACTgagattaaaatataattcagatCTATTCTTTCCTCCCACTTCTGTTCTTTAAAACTCAAACAGAAATTTGGTTTAGATTCATGTCTGTCACTAACCAAGGTTTTAACTTAAACCTTCCTGGACGTTGGTTTCCATGTGTGTTTAATTCTGGTTAATCTCTAGGGGTCCTTTAAGCTCTAAAATGGGAATTTTCTAGGTAGAAGGTTGAACTTTTCAGTTTGGTAGaactcaataaaaatgtattgagcCATTATTTAAATCATTgtcaaaaatatgtttattgcAAGTGACTAAGAGGAAATTTTGT is a window encoding:
- the SARAF gene encoding store-operated calcium entry-associated regulatory factor isoform X1, giving the protein MLFIVADSCHGCLLLYLAVAMAPAVLESHFVDRAANLGDRVLLRDIKALTLHYDRYTTSRRLDPIPQLKCVGGTAGCDSYTPKVIQCQNKGWDGYDVQWECKTDLDIAYKFGKTVVSCEGYESSEDQYVLRGSCGLEYHLDYTELGLKKSRESGKNHGFNSFSDYYNKLYSRESCSISGVLTIVVLLAIAFGVYKFFLSNGHDSPPPYSEYPPYSHRYQRFTNSEGPSPAGFKSEFTGPHGATSGFGSAFTGQQGHENSGPGFWTGLGTGGILGYLFGSNRAATPFSDSWYYPSSYSSSWNRRAYSPLRGDPGSYSACSSSEPKTRTASGYGGTRRR
- the SARAF gene encoding store-operated calcium entry-associated regulatory factor isoform X2, giving the protein MVSAGGPEAAGRCALFSLLLLLLIAGSARGWNDPDRVLLRDIKALTLHYDRYTTSRRLDPIPQLKCVGGTAGCDSYTPKVIQCQNKGWDGYDVQWECKTDLDIAYKFGKTVVSCEGYESSEDQYVLRGSCGLEYHLDYTELGLKKSRESGKNHGFNSFSDYYNKLYSRESCSISGVLTIVVLLAIAFGVYKFFLSNGHDSPPPYSEYPPYSHRYQRFTNSEGPSPAGFKSEFTGPHGATSGFGSAFTGQQGHENSGPGFWTGLGTGGILGYLFGSNRAATPFSDSWYYPSSYSSSWNRRAYSPLRGDPGSYSACSSSEPKTRTASGYGGTRRR